The Bacillus sp. Y1 genome has a window encoding:
- a CDS encoding carbohydrate-binding domain-containing protein, with protein MKRKYKFTKLIAPLLCTTLLFACSNTEEESSSGTSTATDVNIESLSTLANSDIQSVVSGLVSYSDDDLYTDWENEDVTSIQLNGSTATYEGSGAVVVSGSTVTIKAGGVYVLSGTLDDGQIVVDAEDNNTVRLVLNGVDITSSSSAPIYVKNAEKTVISLPEGTENTITDGTQYVYDDAEAEEPNSAIFSKGNLTINGEGKLVVEANFNNGITGKDDLKITGGNIEVTAKDDAIVGRDLLAIKEGTFTIKAGGDGMKTTNDEDAEKGNLVIEAGTYSITAENDGIQAQTSLYTLGGDYTITTGGGSPETVAANENAMGGRGQSESTTTTTTTETSSSKGLKATAELAIAGGTFAIDSLDDAVHSNGNVLIEAGEFTIATGDDGVHADSSVLTKGGNITITKSYEGIEGSVIAIADGTIDVTASDDGLNVGGGVDGSGMDMESSTSSDMMLQISGGFVSVNSQGDGLDSNGNFVMTGGTAVVSGPTNSGNGSLDYNGTFEISGGLLIAAGSSGMVQASSDTSEQNGILMTYPATQSAGTLIHLEDSEGNTIATFAPEKEYSSVYISSPDLAKDSSYTLYSGGTSTGTETNGLYTDGEYSGGTKVVEFTISDVVTWLNESGVTEAQSGMGGMGGRGGGGMRGDGGTPPEGMERPDRGTAPGTDSSTTDQSTTTGDSL; from the coding sequence ATGAAACGAAAATATAAATTTACGAAGCTAATCGCACCTTTATTGTGCACAACATTATTATTTGCCTGCAGCAATACAGAGGAGGAATCAAGTTCAGGTACAAGTACAGCTACAGATGTTAATATAGAGAGTTTAAGTACACTAGCAAACAGCGATATACAATCTGTTGTAAGCGGACTGGTAAGCTATAGTGATGATGATCTTTATACAGATTGGGAAAATGAAGATGTTACGAGTATTCAGTTGAATGGATCAACAGCAACCTATGAAGGATCTGGTGCTGTGGTTGTATCAGGAAGTACCGTTACGATTAAAGCAGGTGGCGTGTATGTCCTTAGTGGAACATTAGACGATGGTCAAATTGTTGTAGACGCAGAAGATAACAACACGGTTCGACTGGTTTTAAATGGAGTAGATATTACTAGCAGTTCTTCAGCCCCAATTTATGTGAAGAATGCTGAGAAAACAGTCATTTCATTGCCTGAAGGAACGGAAAATACCATTACAGATGGAACACAGTATGTGTACGATGATGCAGAAGCAGAAGAACCAAACTCAGCCATTTTTAGTAAAGGCAATTTAACGATTAATGGTGAAGGAAAACTTGTGGTTGAAGCGAACTTTAACAACGGAATTACAGGAAAAGATGATCTGAAAATTACAGGTGGAAATATTGAAGTTACCGCTAAGGACGATGCGATTGTTGGACGAGACTTACTAGCTATTAAGGAAGGAACGTTCACGATTAAAGCAGGTGGTGACGGTATGAAAACGACAAATGATGAGGATGCAGAAAAAGGAAATCTAGTCATTGAAGCTGGAACGTATTCCATTACAGCAGAAAATGACGGAATTCAAGCCCAAACATCTCTGTATACGTTAGGTGGAGATTATACCATTACAACTGGTGGAGGAAGCCCTGAGACGGTAGCGGCGAATGAAAATGCTATGGGTGGAAGAGGCCAAAGTGAATCAACTACTACTACAACAACCACAGAAACAAGCAGCTCAAAAGGTTTAAAGGCAACAGCTGAACTTGCGATCGCTGGTGGTACATTTGCGATTGATTCGCTAGATGACGCCGTTCATAGTAATGGTAACGTCCTAATTGAAGCTGGTGAATTTACGATCGCAACGGGAGATGATGGCGTTCACGCCGACTCTTCTGTCTTAACAAAAGGTGGGAATATCACTATTACTAAGAGTTACGAAGGAATTGAGGGTTCAGTAATTGCGATTGCAGATGGAACGATTGACGTAACTGCAAGTGATGATGGATTGAATGTTGGTGGAGGAGTCGATGGTTCAGGAATGGACATGGAGAGCAGCACATCATCTGATATGATGCTTCAAATCAGTGGTGGTTTCGTGTCTGTTAATTCACAAGGTGACGGACTTGACTCGAATGGAAACTTTGTTATGACCGGAGGAACAGCAGTCGTAAGTGGTCCAACAAACTCTGGAAATGGTTCATTAGACTATAATGGTACCTTTGAAATCTCTGGAGGATTATTAATTGCAGCTGGTAGCTCTGGAATGGTTCAAGCAAGCTCTGACACGTCAGAACAAAATGGAATTCTAATGACGTACCCAGCAACTCAAAGTGCAGGAACACTAATACACTTAGAGGATAGTGAAGGAAATACAATCGCAACCTTTGCACCAGAAAAAGAATATTCATCTGTATATATCAGCTCGCCGGACTTAGCGAAGGACTCTAGTTACACATTATATTCTGGAGGAACTTCAACAGGTACGGAAACGAATGGTTTATACACGGATGGAGAATATAGTGGCGGCACGAAGGTTGTCGAGTTCACTATTTCCGATGTCGTAACCTGGTTGAATGAATCAGGAGTGACAGAAGCCCAAAGCGGTATGGGTGGAATGGGAGGCCGTGGTGGCGGCGGAATGAGAGGCGATGGAGGAACACCGCCTGAAGGAATGGAACGACCAGATCGAGGTACAGCACCTGGCACGGATTCAAGTACGACCGACCAAAGTACAACAACGGGTGATAGTTTATAA
- a CDS encoding response regulator transcription factor yields MNLLIIEDDKVLSESIKETTKEMFHIEQAFDGEEGLYLAEQNIFDVIILDIMMPHMNGYEVLEELRKKNITTPVIILTAKDGIDDKIKGFKVGADDYLVKPFHREELLLRLEAMVRRSVGSFKENILSFKDLHLNLKNKKASIGEEVIKLNGKQFDLLEYLINNKNTILTKEQIFDRIWGFESDTSTTVVEVYASNLRKNLKKYDYDQYIKTFRGLGYMLSEGEGNV; encoded by the coding sequence TTGAATTTATTAATTATAGAAGATGACAAAGTCCTCTCGGAATCCATCAAAGAAACCACTAAGGAAATGTTCCATATTGAACAGGCATTTGATGGTGAAGAAGGATTGTACTTAGCAGAACAAAATATTTTTGATGTGATCATACTAGACATCATGATGCCTCATATGAATGGATACGAGGTACTAGAGGAACTCCGAAAGAAGAATATTACGACGCCTGTTATTATCCTGACGGCAAAAGACGGGATCGATGATAAGATCAAAGGATTTAAGGTGGGTGCAGATGATTACTTAGTCAAACCATTTCATCGCGAGGAGCTTTTGCTACGATTAGAAGCTATGGTACGACGTTCGGTTGGCTCATTTAAGGAAAATATCCTGTCCTTTAAGGATTTACATTTAAACTTAAAGAACAAAAAAGCGTCAATTGGTGAAGAAGTGATTAAACTAAATGGAAAACAATTCGATTTACTCGAGTATTTAATCAATAATAAAAATACGATCTTAACCAAAGAACAGATTTTTGATCGAATATGGGGATTTGAGTCAGATACCTCAACGACGGTTGTGGAAGTGTATGCGAGCAACCTACGCAAAAACTTAAAAAAATACGATTATGATCAATATATCAAAACCTTTCGAGGATTAGGCTATATGCTTTCAGAAGGTGAAGGAAATGTTTAA
- a CDS encoding sensor histidine kinase, whose translation MFKEKIFRSQQLKFMIFNLIAFTIIFTIFGIIIFSQVQGTLFKKTDEELEMVQEKHMSDFSDRTIEDRPVDGIDRTPPMKDQRAIKNPRIFMLNWSKDGEIVEGDQIGSLFYESYLQDFTLDKNNLDTVTNITIDDHHYRYLLFEDTNEDDDVAYVQLIINTDAEETIINNFQKLIIIFSIVFIVLSISASYILSKKMMQPIILSWKKQAEFVENASHELRTPLTIIQNKLELLLTSPQEKIANKFENIALSLSETRRLSKLTSDLLTLARADSAETQLVKQTIHVDTFVKNVCAPYIEIAESQDKHLWLQLNCDMKMEADEVRLHQLLVILLDNALKYTGENDSIGVKTYEEDHKIIFEVSDTGIGIKEENMKYIFDRFYREDRARSRETGGVGLGLSIAHWIVKQHEGTIKATQNKNKGTTFKVKLPR comes from the coding sequence ATGTTTAAGGAGAAAATCTTCCGTAGCCAACAGCTCAAGTTCATGATTTTTAACCTTATTGCCTTTACGATTATTTTCACGATTTTTGGAATTATTATTTTCAGCCAGGTTCAAGGAACGTTATTTAAAAAAACGGACGAAGAACTTGAAATGGTTCAAGAAAAACATATGAGTGATTTTTCAGATCGGACAATTGAAGACCGGCCAGTAGATGGTATTGATCGTACTCCTCCGATGAAAGACCAAAGAGCGATTAAAAACCCTCGTATTTTCATGTTAAATTGGAGTAAAGATGGAGAGATTGTTGAGGGTGATCAAATCGGATCATTATTTTACGAAAGTTATTTACAAGACTTTACTCTAGATAAAAACAATCTTGATACGGTAACCAATATAACCATAGATGATCACCACTATCGATATTTGCTATTTGAAGATACGAACGAAGATGATGATGTGGCATATGTACAATTAATAATCAATACCGATGCAGAAGAAACGATCATCAATAACTTCCAAAAGCTAATCATTATTTTTTCTATCGTCTTTATCGTTCTTTCTATATCAGCAAGTTATATTTTATCGAAAAAAATGATGCAACCGATTATTCTTTCATGGAAAAAACAAGCCGAGTTTGTCGAGAATGCATCACATGAATTACGAACACCTTTGACGATTATTCAAAATAAACTCGAGCTTTTGTTAACTTCCCCTCAGGAGAAAATAGCGAACAAATTTGAAAATATTGCGCTAAGCTTATCCGAAACTAGAAGACTATCGAAGCTTACTTCTGATTTATTAACCCTTGCTCGTGCTGATTCTGCAGAAACACAGCTGGTGAAACAAACGATTCATGTGGACACATTTGTGAAAAACGTATGTGCCCCTTATATCGAAATTGCGGAGTCACAGGACAAGCATTTATGGCTTCAATTGAATTGCGACATGAAAATGGAAGCAGACGAGGTCCGCCTACACCAGCTGCTCGTCATATTGCTTGATAATGCGTTAAAATATACCGGAGAAAATGATAGCATTGGCGTAAAAACGTATGAAGAAGACCACAAAATTATTTTTGAAGTGAGTGATACAGGAATCGGGATCAAGGAAGAAAATATGAAATATATATTTGACCGTTTCTATCGCGAAGATAGAGCCCGTTCTAGAGAAACGGGAGGAGTCGGCCTAGGGTTATCTATTGCTCACTGGATTGTGAAGCAGCATGAAGGAACCATTAAGGCAACCCAGAATAAAAATAAAGGAACTACCTTTAAAGTAAAACTACCTAGATAG
- a CDS encoding PTS lactose/cellobiose transporter subunit IIA, with the protein MASMEETIFQIILHGGNGKSCSMEAIAAAKRGDFTEARAKLQEAADALNEAHHVQTSLIQGEIRGEKVEISLLMVHAQDHLMNSITMKDLATEFVELYETIKVEKVSG; encoded by the coding sequence ATGGCATCTATGGAAGAAACGATATTTCAAATTATTTTACATGGTGGAAATGGAAAGAGCTGTTCAATGGAAGCCATTGCGGCTGCGAAGCGAGGAGATTTTACAGAAGCACGAGCAAAACTGCAAGAAGCAGCAGATGCATTAAACGAGGCACATCATGTTCAAACTTCATTGATTCAAGGCGAAATTAGAGGAGAAAAAGTAGAAATTTCTCTTTTAATGGTTCATGCGCAGGACCATCTGATGAACTCGATCACCATGAAGGATTTAGCAACAGAATTTGTGGAATTATACGAGACAATAAAGGTAGAAAAGGTATCTGGCTAA
- the celB gene encoding PTS cellobiose transporter subunit IIC, with product MNKFLGFLESKFMPFAGKLAAQRHLGALKDGIILAMPMIIIGSVFLILGFLPIPGYAEFMASVFGDQWLAKLMYPTDATFNMMGLIAAFGIAYRLAERYGIDAITAGVISLCAFLLATPFNVPFTPDGATEAIAVGGAIPVAFMGSKGLFVAILIGLFSTEVYNFILKKNIVIKMPDSVPPAVSKSFVALVPGFIVITIIFLIRLVIEYFGISSIHDVVQLVLGKPLGLLGGSLIGSIVAYMLIMMLWSAGLHGTNIVAGVLSPVWLMATEENQIAFRAGEELPNIFTSQFFEVFVNIGGTGATFGLAMLMLFWAKSQQMKALGKLSAGPGTFMINEPIIFGTPIVMNPLLIVPFFLTPIVLIIVTYYSMKLGLVAKPAGIAIPWTTPPIIGGYLATGGKISGAVMQAVNVVIALAIYFPFFRMWDKMKQQEEGGVNNSSKVS from the coding sequence ATGAATAAGTTTTTAGGTTTCCTTGAATCAAAGTTTATGCCTTTTGCTGGTAAATTAGCCGCACAAAGACATTTAGGTGCCTTAAAGGATGGAATCATCCTAGCGATGCCAATGATTATTATCGGTTCTGTATTCCTAATCTTAGGTTTCCTGCCGATTCCAGGTTATGCTGAATTCATGGCAAGCGTGTTCGGAGATCAATGGTTAGCAAAACTAATGTACCCAACAGATGCAACGTTTAACATGATGGGTCTAATCGCTGCATTCGGTATTGCGTATCGTCTAGCTGAGCGGTATGGTATTGACGCGATTACAGCTGGGGTAATCTCGCTGTGTGCGTTCTTACTTGCTACACCATTCAATGTACCGTTTACTCCAGATGGAGCAACAGAAGCGATCGCAGTTGGAGGAGCAATTCCAGTTGCATTTATGGGAAGTAAAGGACTTTTCGTAGCCATCCTAATCGGTTTATTCTCAACAGAAGTGTATAACTTCATTCTTAAGAAAAATATTGTTATTAAAATGCCAGATAGCGTTCCACCGGCAGTAAGTAAATCGTTTGTTGCACTTGTTCCTGGTTTTATTGTTATCACTATTATCTTCTTAATTCGTTTAGTAATTGAGTACTTTGGAATTAGCAGTATTCACGATGTGGTTCAATTAGTACTTGGTAAGCCACTTGGATTATTAGGTGGAAGCTTAATCGGTTCGATTGTTGCCTACATGCTTATTATGATGCTTTGGTCAGCAGGTCTTCACGGAACAAACATCGTTGCAGGTGTATTAAGCCCAGTTTGGTTAATGGCAACAGAAGAAAACCAAATTGCGTTCCGTGCTGGTGAAGAATTACCAAATATCTTTACATCACAATTCTTTGAAGTATTCGTTAATATCGGTGGTACAGGTGCTACATTTGGTCTAGCGATGCTCATGCTTTTCTGGGCAAAGAGCCAACAAATGAAGGCGCTTGGTAAATTATCGGCTGGTCCTGGAACATTCATGATCAACGAACCAATCATTTTCGGTACGCCAATCGTAATGAACCCATTATTAATCGTACCATTCTTCTTAACACCAATCGTTCTAATCATTGTAACGTACTACTCCATGAAGTTAGGTTTAGTTGCGAAGCCAGCAGGTATCGCGATTCCTTGGACAACGCCTCCAATTATCGGTGGATACCTAGCAACTGGTGGTAAGATTTCAGGTGCGGTTATGCAGGCTGTCAACGTCGTTATCGCTCTAGCTATCTACTTCCCGTTCTTCAGAATGTGGGATAAGATGAAGCAACAAGAAGAGGGCGGAGTAAATAATTCATCAAAAGTGAGTTAA
- a CDS encoding PTS sugar transporter subunit IIB, producing the protein MNILLCCAAGMSTSLLVTKMEAAAKDQGLDSKIWAVSADQVKANIDQADVLLLGPQVRYLLPQMQQLGKEKNIPVDSINPIHYGMCNGAEVLKTAVGLTNK; encoded by the coding sequence ATGAACATTTTATTATGCTGTGCGGCAGGTATGTCTACAAGTTTACTAGTAACAAAAATGGAAGCGGCTGCAAAAGATCAAGGACTTGACTCAAAGATCTGGGCAGTAAGTGCGGACCAAGTAAAAGCGAATATTGATCAAGCGGATGTCCTTCTTCTTGGACCACAAGTACGTTACTTATTACCTCAAATGCAACAACTAGGAAAAGAAAAGAATATCCCAGTTGATTCTATTAACCCAATCCACTACGGAATGTGTAATGGTGCAGAAGTATTAAAAACAGCAGTAGGACTAACGAATAAATAA
- a CDS encoding polyphosphate polymerase domain-containing protein, with translation MKAMTLNGVQGRYELKHEITKMDCYLLRSKLQHVMTADPNANNDGKYLIRSVYFDNFDNKVFQQKKEGFFERDKFRVRLYDHNTSYINLEKKSKRNNMTYKQKCRMTIDEYEKVRIGDIAWMENDSRPLMRDLYMQMNLLQIKPVTIVDYEREVFIYEYGNVRVTFDSSVKTSFRNNDLLNPDVPMVETTPGIVILEVKYDEFLPDVIKQLVQLHDRRRGTYSKYQISRMFG, from the coding sequence GTGAAGGCAATGACCTTAAATGGCGTTCAAGGTAGATATGAACTAAAGCACGAAATTACAAAAATGGATTGCTACTTATTAAGAAGCAAGTTACAGCATGTGATGACGGCTGATCCAAACGCTAATAATGACGGGAAATACTTAATCCGAAGTGTATACTTCGATAATTTTGATAATAAAGTTTTTCAACAAAAGAAGGAAGGTTTTTTCGAACGAGATAAGTTCCGTGTCAGGCTGTATGACCATAACACTAGCTACATTAATCTCGAAAAAAAGAGCAAACGAAACAATATGACATATAAACAGAAGTGTCGTATGACGATTGATGAATACGAAAAGGTAAGAATCGGAGACATCGCTTGGATGGAAAATGATTCACGTCCATTGATGAGAGATTTATACATGCAGATGAATCTCCTGCAAATCAAACCCGTGACTATCGTGGATTATGAGAGAGAGGTTTTCATTTACGAGTATGGAAATGTCCGAGTCACATTCGATAGCTCAGTTAAGACAAGCTTCCGAAACAATGATCTTTTAAATCCAGATGTACCAATGGTGGAAACCACTCCTGGAATCGTCATTCTAGAAGTAAAGTACGATGAGTTTTTACCTGATGTCATCAAGCAGTTAGTTCAGCTTCATGACAGACGAAGAGGCACTTATTCAAAATATCAAATAAGCCGTATGTTCGGTTAA
- a CDS encoding DUF4956 domain-containing protein: protein MDTINFQDIFKSKFLEQTSSFSITDSLIGLFASLVIGLFIYWVYKKTFTGVIYSHTFNISLIVMSMATSLVIIGISSNVLLSLGMVGALSIVRFRTPIKDPIDIVYLFWAIIVGILSGAGFVPLAVLGSLFIGAILIFFGNRIKVENPYLLVVRYNGHSIEKSLEHVVSENSKKHTIKSKSVMPGNEYEVTYEVRVKDNDMSFINNISEMDGVRSAIMLSYDGNFTA from the coding sequence ATGGATACAATTAATTTTCAGGATATTTTTAAGTCTAAGTTTTTAGAGCAAACCAGCAGCTTTTCAATCACCGATTCATTGATTGGATTATTCGCATCATTAGTGATTGGACTCTTTATCTATTGGGTATATAAAAAGACGTTCACAGGTGTTATCTATTCTCACACCTTTAATATCTCACTAATTGTTATGTCGATGGCCACATCATTAGTTATTATCGGTATCTCATCTAATGTATTATTATCACTTGGTATGGTTGGTGCATTATCGATTGTTCGTTTCCGTACACCGATTAAAGATCCAATTGACATCGTCTATTTGTTCTGGGCCATTATTGTAGGTATTCTTAGCGGAGCTGGCTTTGTGCCACTTGCTGTTCTTGGTTCACTATTCATTGGAGCTATTCTTATCTTTTTTGGAAATCGTATTAAAGTGGAAAATCCATATTTATTAGTCGTACGATACAATGGCCATTCGATTGAAAAGTCATTAGAACATGTGGTATCTGAAAACTCGAAAAAGCATACGATTAAATCAAAATCCGTAATGCCTGGTAATGAATATGAAGTTACCTATGAAGTGCGCGTGAAGGACAATGACATGAGCTTCATCAACAATATTTCCGAAATGGATGGAGTAAGATCCGCCATTATGCTAAGTTACGATGGGAATTTCACAGCGTAA
- a CDS encoding S8 family serine peptidase produces the protein MKIARSIKSIFGVLLISLLIFTAAVPIQAIVKIDDGQSSVTVDNEYAFIQFGDAPIASYEGTIAGYEKTKPSNGKKVDLQSQAAKKYGSRLDAQRTNYIKWLARQFPQVEVVTEYDVTFNGIGLKLNGASLKDVSRGPGAVKSGYSATYQKAMSESTALIGAEALWESVGGQANAGEGMKVGIIDSGIDQTHEFLEPNEGMTYPEEFPKGDTSLTTPKVIVAKVYSQNPKLSAEAVDSHGTHVAGTVAGKAGTETDLDDKTLSGVAPGAYLGNYNVFPGDIANAKSLFIAKAVEEAVEDGMDVLNLSLGGTPHKGADLLDMTVNSAVDAGVVVAISAGNEGPGNYTVGSPGTAEKVITVAATTNSRTFAMTLESEAFTEPTIATTGTQGGEVKETLTGEYAVWADVAGGDKLACTAISGKPLEGKIALIQRGSCTFAEKINNAAAAGAVGVIIYQLDGIAEPTPMSSDGALVPAVMIGNEAGKQLVSWTGDRTVTINNDLQKVSTDPNLLANFSSWGPTPNYTLKPDVAAPGVNIYSSVVGGGYELYQGTSMASPHVAGSAAVLLAYSKKNDLGWGPAEVKAALMGTANDVAGSVLPDTDVSDPLKVGAGLIDLSKAMSPSALAFPSSLSFGLVRPVGNQTYKMNVTLTNPTNEELAYTIRDDENVKVSDMEVTIPAKGSMEITVEVVNRGTHAGGQAGTPNFVSSYLNVSSSAGDIRIPYLYVMDYNR, from the coding sequence TTGAAGATAGCAAGGAGTATAAAAAGTATTTTTGGAGTTCTCTTAATTTCTCTGTTAATTTTTACAGCAGCTGTCCCGATTCAAGCAATAGTGAAAATTGATGATGGACAATCTTCTGTTACGGTAGACAATGAGTATGCTTTTATTCAGTTTGGAGACGCACCAATTGCTTCCTATGAGGGAACAATTGCAGGATATGAGAAGACAAAACCATCGAATGGGAAAAAAGTAGATTTACAGTCCCAAGCGGCAAAGAAATATGGAAGTCGTTTAGATGCTCAGCGTACGAATTATATCAAATGGTTAGCTAGACAGTTCCCTCAAGTAGAAGTTGTAACAGAGTATGATGTTACCTTTAATGGGATTGGCTTAAAGTTGAACGGAGCATCCTTAAAGGACGTTAGCCGTGGTCCTGGAGCCGTTAAGAGCGGGTATAGTGCAACCTACCAAAAAGCGATGAGTGAAAGCACGGCTTTAATCGGTGCAGAAGCGCTTTGGGAGTCTGTTGGTGGACAAGCAAATGCAGGGGAAGGAATGAAAGTCGGTATCATTGATTCAGGGATTGATCAAACACATGAATTCCTTGAGCCAAATGAAGGAATGACGTATCCAGAAGAATTCCCTAAAGGAGATACAAGTTTAACCACTCCTAAAGTGATTGTAGCTAAGGTGTATAGCCAGAATCCAAAGCTAAGCGCAGAAGCAGTCGATAGCCATGGTACACATGTAGCAGGTACGGTTGCTGGAAAGGCAGGTACAGAAACGGATTTAGATGATAAAACATTGAGTGGAGTGGCACCTGGGGCGTATCTAGGAAACTATAATGTTTTCCCGGGAGATATCGCAAATGCAAAAAGCTTATTTATTGCTAAAGCCGTTGAAGAAGCCGTTGAGGATGGTATGGACGTTCTTAACTTAAGCTTAGGGGGAACACCACATAAAGGTGCAGACCTGCTAGATATGACAGTGAATTCTGCGGTAGATGCTGGAGTAGTAGTGGCCATCTCAGCTGGAAACGAAGGACCAGGAAACTACACGGTTGGATCTCCTGGAACAGCGGAGAAAGTAATCACGGTAGCAGCAACAACAAATAGTCGAACCTTTGCAATGACATTGGAGTCAGAAGCATTCACAGAACCAACCATAGCGACAACAGGTACACAGGGTGGAGAGGTAAAAGAAACTTTAACAGGAGAGTATGCAGTATGGGCTGATGTGGCTGGTGGCGATAAATTGGCATGTACTGCTATATCTGGAAAGCCATTAGAAGGAAAAATTGCGTTAATTCAACGCGGTTCTTGTACATTTGCTGAAAAAATTAATAACGCTGCTGCAGCAGGTGCAGTAGGGGTGATCATCTATCAGCTTGATGGAATTGCTGAACCAACGCCAATGTCTTCTGATGGGGCACTGGTTCCAGCCGTTATGATTGGAAACGAAGCAGGTAAGCAACTAGTGAGCTGGACGGGAGATCGTACCGTTACCATCAATAATGACTTACAAAAGGTGAGCACCGATCCAAATCTATTAGCAAACTTTAGCTCGTGGGGACCTACGCCAAACTACACGCTTAAGCCTGATGTAGCAGCTCCAGGGGTAAATATTTACTCTTCCGTCGTTGGTGGAGGTTATGAGCTTTATCAAGGTACATCAATGGCATCTCCACATGTAGCGGGTTCTGCTGCAGTCTTATTAGCGTATAGCAAGAAAAATGATTTAGGCTGGGGGCCAGCTGAAGTGAAAGCTGCCTTAATGGGAACAGCAAACGATGTAGCAGGAAGTGTTTTACCTGATACAGATGTTTCTGATCCATTAAAAGTGGGAGCAGGTCTTATTGACCTTAGCAAAGCAATGAGTCCATCAGCGCTTGCTTTCCCATCATCCTTAAGTTTTGGACTAGTTCGCCCGGTAGGAAACCAAACGTATAAGATGAATGTTACGTTAACGAACCCAACTAATGAGGAGTTAGCCTATACCATTAGAGATGATGAAAATGTAAAAGTGAGTGATATGGAAGTAACGATCCCTGCTAAAGGAAGTATGGAGATTACGGTAGAAGTGGTGAACCGTGGTACCCATGCAGGTGGACAAGCAGGTACACCAAATTTCGTTAGCAGCTACTTAAACGTTAGCTCATCTGCAGGTGATATTCGTATTCCATACTTATATGTAATGGATTACAACCGCTAA
- a CDS encoding Dabb family protein yields the protein MIQRTVLLKFADTTTQEQMEEVIKRFKALEKVITGVVEIQAAFNLSEKSKEYQVILMVRFENVAAVEAYTINEQHQEVAAFIREVGRLDSIGVDIEI from the coding sequence ATGATACAACGTACTGTATTATTAAAGTTCGCTGACACAACAACACAGGAACAAATGGAAGAAGTAATCAAACGCTTTAAAGCATTGGAAAAAGTAATCACTGGAGTAGTTGAAATTCAAGCTGCCTTCAATCTTTCTGAAAAAAGTAAGGAATATCAGGTGATTCTCATGGTTCGCTTCGAAAATGTTGCAGCTGTAGAGGCCTATACGATAAATGAACAACACCAAGAAGTTGCTGCTTTCATCCGCGAGGTTGGAAGACTTGATAGCATCGGTGTAGATATTGAGATTTAA
- a CDS encoding GntR family transcriptional regulator, translated as MNLNPSTPQPLYMQIRQMLKNDIQQGKYRPDEQIPTEAELCETYNVSRITIRKAIEELVKEGTLTRIPRRGTFVASNKFHNELLSVSGFSEFSHQLGMIPNSRILRSEVITATKDMSDYLKVEEGSPILELERLMYVNDRPLFHDTAHYSLVRFPDLEKRIVGDESTYKILLEEYDTEIITNDKIIDVIGATKEYAKLLECDVGANLFRILKIAFDKKDKPVHLSTFMCETNKVNLTVHRAK; from the coding sequence ATGAATCTAAATCCTTCGACTCCCCAACCTTTATACATGCAAATAAGGCAAATGTTGAAAAATGATATCCAACAAGGTAAGTATAGACCGGATGAACAAATTCCAACTGAGGCAGAGCTTTGTGAAACATACAATGTAAGTCGAATAACGATACGAAAAGCGATAGAGGAATTAGTAAAAGAGGGGACTCTTACTCGTATTCCAAGAAGAGGTACCTTTGTTGCATCTAATAAGTTTCATAATGAATTGTTATCTGTAAGCGGATTCTCCGAATTCAGTCATCAACTAGGCATGATTCCTAATTCAAGGATTCTAAGAAGTGAGGTTATTACAGCAACAAAGGATATGTCAGATTACCTAAAAGTAGAAGAGGGAAGTCCAATCTTAGAGCTTGAACGGCTAATGTATGTGAATGACCGTCCTTTATTTCATGATACCGCACATTACTCTTTAGTACGTTTTCCTGATTTAGAGAAGAGAATTGTTGGGGATGAATCAACTTATAAAATATTACTAGAAGAATACGACACAGAAATTATAACAAATGATAAAATCATTGATGTTATTGGGGCTACTAAGGAATATGCAAAGTTATTAGAGTGTGATGTTGGTGCTAATCTTTTTCGGATATTAAAGATTGCCTTTGATAAGAAGGATAAACCTGTTCATCTCTCAACCTTTATGTGTGAGACTAATAAGGTGAACCTAACTGTTCATCGCGCTAAATAG